In Sphingomonas phyllosphaerae, one DNA window encodes the following:
- a CDS encoding PQQ-binding-like beta-propeller repeat protein, which translates to MTTRVATGLALAALVGLSGCGIFKGGPKKTPTVGQRVPILMSENQATVDKGLESVPVTLPVGVANDAWTQPGGNAAKSMGNLLLASATPAKAWTAQINGGTNRARLAAGPVVAENKLFVVDVDATLHAFTADTGAKLWTRVLPDNEENKNARFGGGVSYDEGKLYATDGLGDVVAVNVADGAVLWRAKPGGPLRGAPTVANGQVYVLSQDNQIFALDQGDGKVVWTQSASLETQGVFGVAAPAASSGTVIAGFSSGELNAYRYENGRTLWQDALSRTSITTSVSSLADIDADPVIDDGRVYSIGEGGRMVALEIATGQRTWEQNLAGISTPWVVGDWIFLVTDDARLVCLSRANGKLRWVSQLRAFKNEEKRNDPYNWFGPVLAGDKLWLTSSRGDLIGASVTDGSVQTTIEAGEQFSMAPIVANQTLYTLDEKGVITAWR; encoded by the coding sequence ATGACGACACGGGTGGCGACCGGCCTGGCGCTCGCCGCGCTGGTGGGGCTGAGCGGCTGCGGCATCTTCAAGGGCGGGCCGAAGAAGACCCCGACCGTGGGGCAGCGCGTTCCGATCCTGATGTCGGAAAACCAGGCGACCGTCGACAAGGGGCTGGAGAGCGTGCCGGTCACGCTGCCGGTCGGCGTCGCCAACGATGCCTGGACGCAGCCGGGCGGCAACGCCGCAAAGTCGATGGGCAATCTGCTGCTCGCGTCCGCGACCCCCGCGAAGGCCTGGACCGCGCAGATCAACGGCGGCACCAACCGCGCGCGCCTCGCTGCCGGTCCGGTCGTCGCCGAGAACAAGCTGTTCGTGGTCGATGTCGACGCGACGTTGCACGCCTTCACCGCGGATACCGGCGCGAAGCTGTGGACGCGCGTGCTGCCCGACAACGAAGAGAACAAGAACGCGCGCTTCGGCGGCGGCGTCAGCTATGACGAGGGCAAGCTCTACGCCACCGACGGGCTGGGCGACGTCGTCGCTGTCAACGTCGCCGATGGCGCGGTGCTGTGGCGCGCCAAGCCGGGCGGCCCGCTGCGCGGCGCGCCGACCGTCGCCAACGGCCAGGTCTATGTGCTCAGCCAGGACAACCAGATCTTCGCGCTCGATCAGGGCGATGGCAAGGTGGTCTGGACGCAGTCGGCGAGCCTTGAGACGCAGGGCGTGTTCGGCGTCGCTGCGCCGGCCGCCAGCTCGGGCACGGTCATCGCCGGCTTCTCCAGCGGCGAGCTGAACGCCTATCGCTACGAGAACGGCCGTACCCTGTGGCAGGACGCGCTGTCGCGCACCTCGATCACCACCTCGGTGTCGAGCCTTGCCGATATCGACGCCGATCCGGTGATCGACGACGGCCGCGTCTATTCGATCGGCGAGGGCGGCCGGATGGTCGCGCTGGAGATCGCGACCGGGCAGCGGACGTGGGAGCAGAATCTCGCGGGCATCTCGACGCCATGGGTGGTCGGCGACTGGATCTTCCTCGTCACCGACGACGCGCGGCTGGTCTGCCTGTCGCGCGCCAACGGCAAGCTGCGTTGGGTAAGCCAGTTGCGCGCGTTCAAGAACGAGGAAAAGCGCAACGATCCCTATAACTGGTTCGGCCCGGTACTGGCGGGCGACAAGCTCTGGCTGACCAGCTCGCGCGGTGACCTGATCGGCGCCTCGGTGACCGACGGCAGCGTCCAGACGACGATCGAAGCCGGCGAGCAGTTTTCGATGGCGCCGATCGTCGCCAACCAGACGCTCTATACGCTGGACGAAAAGGGTGTGATCACCGCCTGGCGGTGA
- a CDS encoding Crp/Fnr family transcriptional regulator, producing the protein MSNTPGPTPPPPRITIDRSDPVHRRLEQLAPGLAVAIGLHSRRFSPRVVRSRREIVHEGEAVSGIWIMRAGWAALVRHFADGRRQIEHLLLPGDPLPLERDATYPATIVALTPVTMVDVDGPWLSDPALLDGALRRHTLTTVHHLLDATARLGRQVAIERFAHLLLELRDRLRNVGLASDTHFRMPLTQEMLADTLGLTSVHVNRTLQMMRQQQLIELEGRELTLLLPAKLAQMADYPSPPGRPAATAEP; encoded by the coding sequence ATGAGCAACACGCCCGGCCCGACCCCACCACCACCGCGCATCACGATCGACCGCAGCGATCCCGTGCATCGCCGGCTCGAACAGCTCGCACCCGGGCTGGCGGTGGCGATCGGATTGCACAGCCGGCGCTTTTCGCCACGCGTCGTCCGTTCGCGCCGCGAGATCGTGCATGAAGGGGAGGCGGTGTCCGGCATCTGGATCATGCGCGCGGGCTGGGCGGCGCTGGTGCGCCACTTTGCGGATGGCCGCCGCCAGATCGAGCATTTGCTGCTGCCCGGCGACCCGCTGCCGCTCGAACGCGACGCGACCTATCCCGCGACCATCGTCGCGCTGACCCCGGTGACGATGGTCGACGTCGACGGTCCGTGGCTGTCGGACCCCGCGCTGCTCGACGGGGCGTTGCGGCGGCATACGCTGACGACCGTGCATCACCTGCTCGACGCGACCGCGCGACTTGGACGGCAGGTGGCGATCGAGCGCTTCGCGCATCTGCTGCTCGAATTGCGCGATCGCCTCAGGAACGTCGGGCTGGCGAGCGACACGCACTTCCGGATGCCGTTGACGCAGGAGATGCTCGCCGACACGCTCGGCCTGACCAGCGTCCATGTAAACCGCACGCTGCAGATGATGCGACAGCAGCAACTGATCGAACTGGAGGGGCGCGAGCTGACCCTGCTGCTGCCTGCGAAACTCGCGCAGATGGCGGATTATCCATCGCCGCCCGGGCGACCGGCCGCTACGGCTGAGCCATGA
- the panB gene encoding 3-methyl-2-oxobutanoate hydroxymethyltransferase: protein MSTTFTIDTATSRATPVAAPMKRLTVPAIRARKAAIAAGKGEPLVMLTAYTVRMAQLMDPHCDMLLVGDSLGQVIYGLPSTVPVTLEMMAAHGAAVVRGSHQATVVIDMPFGSYEASPAQAFESAALLMKQTGAAAVKLEGGLAMASTVQFLSERGIPVVGHIGLTPQAVNALGGYGARGRSPAEARKIVADARAVAEAGAFALVIEGVVEPIAVEITRTIDIPTIGIGASAACDGQVLVAEDMLGLFERTPRFVKRYGDMAAFVADRAGQYAAEVRSRAFPGPEQLYPPKD from the coding sequence ATGTCCACGACCTTCACCATCGACACCGCGACCAGTCGCGCGACCCCGGTCGCCGCACCGATGAAGCGGCTGACCGTTCCGGCGATCCGCGCGCGCAAGGCGGCGATCGCGGCGGGCAAGGGCGAACCGCTGGTCATGCTGACCGCCTATACCGTGCGCATGGCGCAGCTGATGGACCCGCATTGCGACATGCTGCTGGTCGGCGACAGCCTGGGGCAGGTGATCTACGGCCTGCCCTCGACGGTGCCGGTCACGCTGGAGATGATGGCGGCGCACGGCGCGGCAGTGGTCCGCGGCAGCCACCAAGCGACGGTGGTGATCGACATGCCGTTCGGGAGCTACGAGGCGTCGCCCGCGCAAGCGTTCGAGAGCGCGGCGTTGCTGATGAAGCAGACCGGCGCGGCGGCGGTGAAGCTGGAGGGCGGGCTCGCGATGGCGTCGACGGTGCAGTTCCTGTCGGAGCGCGGCATCCCGGTCGTCGGCCATATCGGCCTTACGCCGCAGGCGGTGAACGCGCTGGGTGGTTACGGCGCGCGCGGACGCAGCCCGGCGGAGGCGCGCAAGATCGTCGCGGATGCGCGCGCGGTCGCCGAGGCGGGGGCGTTCGCGCTGGTGATCGAAGGCGTCGTCGAGCCGATCGCGGTCGAGATCACGCGCACGATCGACATTCCGACGATCGGTATCGGCGCGTCGGCGGCGTGCGACGGGCAGGTGCTGGTCGCCGAGGACATGCTGGGACTGTTCGAGCGCACGCCGCGCTTCGTGAAGCGGTACGGCGATATGGCGGCGTTCGTCGCCGACCGCGCCGGGCAATATGCCGCCGAGGTCCGCTCGCGCGCCTTTCCCGGTCCGGAGCAACTGTATCCGCCCAAGGACTAG
- the yajC gene encoding preprotein translocase subunit YajC: MLISPAYAQTASGAAQGGGLAGFISLAPLLLVFVVFYFLMIRPQQRRMKALQTAVAGVKKGDSVVTAGGLVGKVTKVEDAFVEVEIAPNTRVRIVKATLAEVTPLGGKPAND, from the coding sequence ATGCTCATCTCTCCCGCTTATGCGCAGACCGCCAGCGGCGCCGCCCAGGGCGGCGGCCTCGCCGGCTTCATCAGCCTCGCGCCGCTGCTCCTCGTCTTCGTCGTCTTCTACTTCCTGATGATCCGTCCGCAACAGCGCCGCATGAAAGCGCTCCAGACCGCGGTCGCCGGTGTCAAGAAGGGCGACTCGGTCGTCACCGCCGGTGGACTGGTCGGTAAGGTGACCAAGGTCGAGGATGCCTTCGTCGAGGTCGAGATCGCGCCCAACACCCGCGTGCGCATCGTCAAGGCGACGCTCGCCGAGGTCACGCCGCTCGGCGGCAAGCCGGCGAACGACTGA
- a CDS encoding tetratricopeptide repeat protein, translating to MALTPQNNEAFLREVDDELRRDQALHVWRRYGVALIAAVVIALAAFGAYLFWQHRQEQAAGREGEQLQTAYDALAANDTKSASDTLATLTQSKRDGYRVLATFTQADVLLQKNDLKGAAAKFASVAQDTSVAQPFRDLALIRQTSAEFDTLKPEVIAERMRPLAVAGNPWLGSAGELMAAAYLQQGRRDLAGQVFARIAADTQVPSSLRQRAVQMAGVLDEKAAPASPTAAGAAAPAKNEGNTTR from the coding sequence GTGGCCCTGACGCCGCAAAACAATGAAGCGTTCCTGCGCGAGGTCGACGACGAGCTGCGTCGCGATCAGGCGTTGCACGTCTGGCGTCGCTATGGCGTCGCGCTGATCGCCGCCGTCGTGATCGCGCTGGCGGCATTCGGTGCGTACCTGTTCTGGCAGCATCGCCAGGAGCAGGCCGCCGGGCGCGAGGGCGAGCAGTTGCAGACCGCCTATGACGCACTCGCCGCGAACGACACCAAGTCGGCGAGCGACACGCTGGCGACGCTGACGCAATCGAAGCGCGACGGTTACCGCGTGCTGGCGACGTTCACGCAGGCCGATGTGCTGCTGCAGAAGAACGACCTGAAGGGCGCGGCGGCCAAGTTCGCCAGCGTCGCGCAGGATACGTCGGTGGCGCAGCCGTTCCGCGATCTGGCGCTGATCCGCCAGACCAGTGCCGAGTTCGACACGCTCAAGCCCGAGGTAATCGCGGAGCGGATGCGGCCGCTGGCGGTCGCGGGCAACCCGTGGCTCGGCAGCGCGGGTGAGCTGATGGCCGCCGCCTATCTGCAACAGGGCCGCCGCGATCTCGCCGGGCAGGTGTTCGCGCGCATCGCCGCCGACACGCAGGTGCCGTCGTCGTTGCGTCAACGTGCGGTTCAGATGGCGGGCGTATTGGATGAGAAGGCGGCGCCTGCGTCGCCGACGGCCGCCGGTGCCGCTGCGCCGGCCAAGAACGAAGGTAACACGACGCGATGA
- the der gene encoding ribosome biogenesis GTPase Der: protein MSRLPTVAIVGRPNVGKSTLFNRLVGKKLALVDDRPGVTRDRREGDAHLLGLDFRVIDTAGYEDEDPNSLPGRMRQQTQAAVDAADVALFVIDSRAGVVPLDEEIARWLRGSDTPIVLMANKAEGRAGDGGFYEAMALGFGDPVAFSAEHGEGIVELFEALLPHLDPLQPEPEAPIDIESPDAPLKLAIVGRPNAGKSTLVNRMLGEDRMITGPEAGITRDSIAIDWTWEGPDGPRQVRLIDTAGMRKRAKVQDKLEKLSVADALHAVDFAEVVVLLLDATLGLESQDLRIADRVLEEGRALVIALNKWDVAENASSLFNGVKKALDEGLAQVKGVPLLAVSAATGKGIDQLIAAAFETREAWSRRVGTGELNRWFERAIEANPPPAPGGKRIKLRYLTQAKTRPPGFVLFGTRVDELPTSYQRYLVNGIRRDLGFGAVPVRLMLRAPKNPFGK, encoded by the coding sequence ATGTCCCGCCTTCCTACCGTCGCGATCGTCGGCCGCCCCAATGTCGGCAAGTCGACGCTGTTCAATCGCCTCGTCGGCAAGAAGCTCGCGCTGGTCGACGACCGCCCCGGCGTGACGCGCGACCGGCGCGAGGGCGACGCGCATCTGCTCGGGCTCGACTTCCGCGTCATCGACACCGCGGGGTACGAGGACGAGGATCCCAACAGCTTGCCGGGCCGGATGCGCCAGCAGACGCAGGCGGCGGTCGATGCCGCCGACGTCGCATTGTTCGTGATCGATTCGCGCGCGGGGGTCGTTCCGCTCGACGAGGAAATCGCGCGCTGGCTGCGCGGCTCGGATACGCCGATCGTGCTGATGGCCAACAAGGCCGAGGGGCGCGCCGGCGACGGCGGTTTCTACGAGGCGATGGCGCTCGGTTTCGGTGATCCGGTCGCCTTCTCCGCCGAGCATGGCGAGGGGATTGTCGAGCTGTTCGAGGCGTTGCTGCCGCACCTCGACCCGCTCCAGCCCGAACCCGAGGCGCCGATCGATATCGAGAGCCCCGACGCGCCGCTCAAACTGGCGATCGTCGGACGGCCGAATGCGGGCAAGTCGACACTCGTCAACAGGATGCTCGGCGAGGATCGGATGATCACCGGCCCGGAGGCCGGGATCACGCGCGATTCGATCGCGATCGACTGGACGTGGGAGGGGCCGGACGGGCCGCGGCAGGTGCGGCTGATCGACACCGCCGGGATGCGCAAGCGTGCCAAGGTGCAGGACAAGCTGGAAAAGCTGTCGGTCGCCGACGCGCTGCACGCGGTCGACTTCGCCGAAGTAGTGGTGCTGCTGCTCGACGCGACGCTCGGGCTCGAGTCGCAGGATTTACGGATTGCCGACCGCGTGCTGGAAGAGGGGCGCGCGCTGGTGATCGCGCTCAACAAATGGGACGTGGCGGAGAATGCCTCCAGTCTGTTCAACGGCGTTAAGAAGGCGCTCGACGAGGGGCTGGCGCAGGTCAAGGGCGTGCCGCTGCTCGCGGTGTCGGCGGCGACCGGCAAGGGCATCGATCAGTTGATCGCCGCGGCATTCGAGACGCGCGAGGCATGGTCGCGGCGCGTCGGCACCGGCGAGCTGAACCGTTGGTTCGAGCGCGCGATCGAGGCCAATCCGCCCCCCGCGCCGGGCGGCAAGCGGATCAAGCTGCGCTATCTGACGCAGGCCAAGACGCGCCCGCCGGGCTTCGTGCTGTTCGGCACGCGCGTCGACGAACTGCCGACCAGTTATCAGCGATACCTCGTCAACGGCATCCGTCGCGATCTCGGGTTTGGCGCGGTGCCGGTGCGGCTGATGCTGCGCGCGCCGAAGAATCCTTTCGGGAAGTAA